A genomic region of Microlunatus sagamiharensis contains the following coding sequences:
- a CDS encoding UDP-glucose dehydrogenase family protein, producing MTLRVSVIGTSYLGATHAAGMAEFGHEVIGIDIDEDKVKVLNAGQSHIFEVGLEPLLEKHTATGRLRFTTDYTQIADWADVHFLALGTPSQANGAADLSQLHAAVESLAPLLTEPCLVVGKSTVPVGTAMALEARIRGLAPAGDAVEVAWNPEFLREAYAVEDTLHPDRLVFGTHSRHALEVLDEVYALPISDRTPVVRCDIATAELIKVAANSFLATKISFINAMAQMCQAAGGDVTLLADAIGFDNRIGREFLNAGLGFGGGCLPKDIAALAYRADELGVNVLSDFIHAVEAINDGQRTEIADLAIEQAGGDVTGKRIAVLGAAFKPGTDDTRNSPALTVADRLHAAGADVRIYDPEARLPPREGFTQVASVEQAMLGAEVVLHLTEWPEFRQLDPEKFADLVKAKVLIDARLKLHAPTWRNAGWKVVQIGRAATM from the coding sequence ATGACTCTTCGTGTCAGCGTCATCGGCACCAGCTACCTCGGTGCGACGCACGCGGCCGGGATGGCCGAGTTCGGTCACGAGGTGATCGGCATCGACATCGACGAGGACAAGGTCAAGGTCCTCAACGCCGGCCAGTCCCACATCTTCGAGGTCGGGCTCGAGCCGCTGCTCGAGAAGCACACGGCGACCGGGCGGCTGCGGTTCACGACCGACTACACCCAGATCGCCGACTGGGCCGACGTGCACTTCCTCGCGCTCGGGACGCCGTCGCAGGCCAACGGTGCGGCCGACCTGAGCCAGCTGCACGCCGCGGTCGAGAGCCTCGCGCCGCTGCTGACCGAGCCGTGCCTGGTCGTCGGCAAGTCCACGGTCCCGGTCGGCACCGCGATGGCGCTCGAGGCCCGGATCCGTGGGCTCGCGCCGGCCGGCGACGCGGTCGAGGTCGCGTGGAACCCGGAGTTCCTGCGCGAGGCGTACGCGGTCGAGGACACCCTGCACCCGGACCGCCTGGTCTTCGGCACGCACTCCCGGCACGCGCTCGAGGTGCTCGACGAGGTGTACGCCCTGCCGATCAGCGACCGCACCCCGGTCGTGCGCTGCGACATCGCCACGGCCGAGCTGATCAAGGTCGCGGCGAACTCCTTCCTCGCCACCAAGATCAGCTTCATCAACGCGATGGCGCAGATGTGCCAGGCCGCAGGCGGCGACGTCACGCTCCTCGCCGACGCGATCGGCTTCGACAACCGCATCGGCCGCGAGTTCCTCAACGCCGGCCTCGGCTTCGGCGGCGGCTGCCTGCCCAAGGACATCGCCGCGCTGGCCTACCGGGCCGACGAGCTCGGCGTGAACGTCCTGTCCGACTTCATCCACGCCGTCGAGGCCATCAACGACGGCCAGCGCACCGAGATCGCCGACCTCGCCATCGAGCAGGCCGGCGGCGACGTGACCGGCAAGCGCATCGCCGTCCTCGGCGCCGCCTTCAAGCCGGGGACCGACGACACCCGCAACTCCCCCGCCCTCACGGTGGCCGACCGGCTCCACGCGGCGGGCGCCGACGTGCGGATCTACGACCCCGAGGCCCGGCTCCCGCCGCGCGAGGGGTTCACCCAGGTCGCCAGCGTCGAGCAGGCCATGCTCGGCGCCGAGGTCGTCCTGCACCTGACCGAGTGGCCCGAGTTCCGCCAGCTCGACCCGGAGAAGTTCGCTGACCTGGTCAAGGCCAAGGTCCTCATCGACGCCCGCCTCAAGCTCCACGCCCCCACCTGGCGCAACGCTGGCTGGAAGGTCGTGCAGATCGGCCGCGCCGCCACGATGTGA